In the Paenibacillus pabuli genome, one interval contains:
- a CDS encoding ATP-binding cassette domain-containing protein, whose translation MQDVMPLIKLEHARVHYAAESGQVRKAVDGVSLSVHPGEWISIVGANGSGKSTLAAVLIGFTQLSGGTRQTIPELAVRGVLQQPDAQVLGDTIEEEFHFSLSPFVDSIEEQLRRREDALHMVGLKHPPETAISRLSGGQKQLLNIAVALASEPDVLILDEPTAMLDPGARERIESIVESVVRQGTAVIWITHHLEEATLSNRIIAMEQGQCVYDGGPSSFFYGNTDADSPATIAGAQTPCERLRLDAPFTVKTALLLKQQGFLDQTATPLRPEQLVKEAAR comes from the coding sequence ATGCAGGACGTTATGCCTCTAATTAAACTGGAACATGCACGAGTCCATTATGCGGCCGAATCCGGCCAAGTTCGCAAGGCGGTGGATGGTGTTTCCCTGAGCGTGCATCCGGGAGAATGGATCAGTATCGTAGGAGCCAATGGCAGCGGGAAAAGCACGCTGGCCGCAGTGCTGATTGGCTTCACACAACTATCAGGCGGAACAAGACAGACGATTCCTGAGCTTGCCGTTCGCGGAGTGCTGCAGCAGCCTGATGCGCAGGTGCTTGGAGATACGATTGAGGAAGAATTTCATTTTAGTCTGTCGCCGTTCGTTGATTCCATAGAGGAACAATTACGGCGTAGAGAAGATGCCTTACATATGGTGGGCCTTAAACATCCCCCGGAAACAGCAATATCTCGTCTGTCTGGCGGCCAGAAGCAGCTGCTTAATATTGCGGTAGCCCTGGCCTCGGAGCCGGATGTACTTATTCTGGATGAACCTACAGCCATGCTGGATCCGGGAGCGAGAGAGCGAATAGAAAGCATTGTAGAATCTGTCGTTCGGCAAGGAACCGCAGTCATCTGGATTACGCATCACTTGGAAGAAGCAACTTTAAGCAATCGGATTATCGCTATGGAGCAGGGGCAATGTGTGTATGATGGGGGACCTTCGTCATTTTTCTATGGAAATACGGACGCGGATTCTCCGGCAACAATCGCTGGGGCACAAACACCTTGTGAGCGACTGAGGCTGGATGCACCTTTTACCGTAAAAACCGCTCTCCTTCTCAAACAGCAAGGTTTTCTGGATCAAACCGCCACACCGCTCCGACCAGAGCAGCTGGTGAAGGAGGCTGCCCGATGA
- a CDS encoding biotin transporter BioY, whose product MKLSLRGIVFSALMAAILVLFGYISIPIGFSPVPITLQTLAVMLAGGLLGPLYGFLSIALVVILTALGFPLLHGAGGLAVLLGPTGGYVMMWPFAALLIGLLLARIKLRGIGGYVLAFVVFELFGSLLIYVSGVPWLAYAYKMSLPEAMIQGFYPYIIGDLIKALFAAIIIAPVRMVFPPQRLTGNLNSTIVKADS is encoded by the coding sequence ATGAAGTTATCTTTACGCGGTATTGTATTCAGTGCACTCATGGCAGCTATACTCGTTCTTTTTGGTTACATAAGTATTCCCATCGGTTTCTCTCCCGTCCCCATTACGTTGCAGACGCTTGCCGTCATGCTGGCGGGAGGATTACTGGGCCCGTTATACGGTTTTCTAAGTATTGCTCTGGTCGTTATTTTGACTGCTCTCGGGTTCCCACTTCTGCACGGGGCCGGCGGCCTCGCCGTACTTCTGGGTCCAACAGGCGGATACGTCATGATGTGGCCATTCGCCGCCCTGCTCATTGGATTGCTGCTAGCACGAATCAAGCTGAGAGGAATCGGCGGTTATGTACTGGCATTTGTCGTGTTTGAACTGTTCGGATCACTGCTGATCTATGTCTCAGGCGTACCTTGGCTGGCTTATGCCTATAAAATGTCTCTTCCGGAAGCCATGATTCAAGGTTTCTATCCTTACATTATCGGAGATCTGATCAAAGCACTCTTTGCTGCGATCATTATCGCGCCGGTTCGTATGGTATTCCCGCCGCAGCGACTGACAGGTAATTTGAATTCGACCATTGTGAAGGCAGATTCCTAA
- a CDS encoding SDR family NAD(P)-dependent oxidoreductase — translation MTFPVLEGKVAIVTGAAMGMGEATARLFAAAKAKVVVADFNEEKGQAVVEAIRAEGGESAFVKVDISKTEEVQAMVKFAVDTYGQLDVAVNNAALTPDDKPAAEFDEAYWHRLMSVDLTGTALCMKYELQQMLKQGKGGSIINISSVSGFRPQPNNIAYVAAKHGVVGMTKVAAMENGPHNIRVNTVAPGAIDTPMLRGALDQFGFTAEEYAPQLSLLNRFGQPDEIAQASLWLASDASSYVTGTTIHADAGYTSR, via the coding sequence ATGACATTTCCCGTTTTGGAAGGAAAAGTAGCAATCGTAACAGGTGCAGCCATGGGCATGGGCGAAGCAACAGCCAGACTGTTTGCAGCAGCCAAAGCCAAAGTTGTGGTAGCCGATTTTAACGAAGAAAAGGGGCAAGCTGTTGTGGAAGCAATCCGTGCGGAAGGCGGTGAATCCGCTTTCGTGAAAGTGGATATTTCCAAAACCGAAGAAGTACAGGCTATGGTTAAATTTGCAGTGGATACATACGGACAATTGGATGTGGCCGTGAACAATGCCGCCCTGACTCCGGATGATAAACCAGCAGCGGAATTTGACGAAGCATACTGGCATCGCCTCATGTCGGTTGACCTGACAGGTACTGCGCTCTGCATGAAATATGAGCTTCAGCAGATGTTGAAACAAGGCAAGGGCGGATCCATTATTAACATTTCGTCTGTGAGCGGATTCCGTCCTCAACCGAACAATATCGCTTATGTCGCTGCCAAACACGGTGTTGTAGGTATGACCAAAGTTGCTGCAATGGAGAACGGACCGCACAATATCCGTGTCAACACGGTTGCGCCAGGCGCGATCGACACGCCAATGCTGCGTGGTGCTCTGGATCAATTCGGCTTCACGGCTGAAGAGTATGCACCGCAGCTCAGTTTGCTAAATCGCTTCGGACAACCTGATGAGATTGCGCAAGCTAGTCTGTGGCTGGCATCCGATGCATCTTCTTATGTGACAGGTACAACAATTCATGCGGATGCAGGATATACATCACGTTAA
- a CDS encoding TetR/AcrR family transcriptional regulator, whose amino-acid sequence MNVQLDKRILRSKSDIKHTFLRLLQDKPFHQISISEIVREASYNRGTFYANFATKEDLLGEIIQEVLEEFVNQIKYPYRYITRVNLKEMHTEDITLFLYLKEHASIYKLLLSDHIQVDFRYQLAKTIEDLFVAEYEYELEEGSLIDPKWLFIYRAHGVAGLLIRWIEEDFPTTPQYMSTQIVELMLLSTAIFHVKK is encoded by the coding sequence ATGAACGTGCAGCTGGACAAGCGTATCCTGCGCTCCAAATCCGATATTAAACATACGTTTTTGCGTTTACTTCAGGATAAGCCTTTTCATCAGATCTCCATTTCGGAGATTGTAAGGGAAGCGAGTTATAATCGGGGAACATTCTATGCCAATTTTGCAACCAAAGAGGATCTGCTAGGTGAAATTATTCAGGAGGTTCTCGAAGAATTTGTTAATCAAATCAAGTATCCTTATCGGTACATAACGAGAGTAAACCTGAAAGAAATGCACACCGAGGACATCACGTTGTTTCTGTATTTGAAAGAACATGCCTCTATATATAAGCTGTTGCTTAGTGACCATATCCAGGTTGATTTTCGCTACCAACTGGCGAAGACGATCGAAGACCTGTTTGTCGCTGAATATGAATATGAGCTGGAGGAAGGATCACTGATTGATCCGAAATGGCTGTTCATCTACCGGGCTCACGGGGTTGCTGGACTGTTGATTCGCTGGATTGAAGAGGACTTCCCCACCACCCCTCAATATATGAGTACTCAAATTGTAGAATTAATGCTGCTGTCTACGGCAATTTTTCATGTAAAAAAGTAA
- a CDS encoding FAD-dependent oxidoreductase codes for MKREQITSDITIIGAGLSGICAAIAAARLGSTVSLINNRPVLGGNSSSEVRVWVCGATAHGTNRYARETGIMGELFLENQYRNPEGNPYLWDLVLMEAVRAEERISLFLNTDVHEVEAEGTEEDRHIRSVTGWMMGSERWIRFESPVFLDCSGDGLIGFLAGARYRLGREAAHEYGEEWAPEIADQITLGSTLLFYTQDAGRPVRFVPPSFAKNIEETPIPIKRVIRSGDSGCHYWWIEWGGELDTVHENERIRDELWSVIYGIWDYIKNSGQFDAETMTLEWVGSIPGKREYRRFEGDYVLNQNDILAQEPFADRIAFGGWSIDLHPPQGMYAEASGSKHMHADGIYHIPYRSLYSVNVSNLLFAGRNVSASHVAFGTTRVMATCAVMGEAAGTAAALCATKGICPRSIHSQHLEELQQTLLRQDASVIGLRNEDNQDLARKAVVTASTTCTTIAIDQPVASYALERDIGILFPVDPSLQGIELLVSAEENTELHVELWDTGRGENYVPANQIAETTISVAQGEERWVPVQIKWEPAHPQNAFVIVRQNDRIRLHQSSQQVSGVLAFEKGAAPHAVASLEDHDESQPVVAWSMKALNRKPFCFKIAGETHSYVPGKVIDGYKRPYGGPHSWMSLPLNENENREAWVELEWENAVVIREILLTWNDDVNEDLINLHHHRTPFEVIPELAKTYRIEAEVGGKRVLVQSVKDNRKRTNRIELKDCLSTKALRIVIEETNGAPCAELIEVRVYS; via the coding sequence ATGAAAAGGGAACAGATTACCAGTGACATCACAATCATAGGAGCCGGGCTTTCAGGCATCTGTGCTGCCATTGCAGCCGCAAGATTGGGAAGTACGGTGTCACTGATCAATAACCGGCCCGTACTTGGCGGCAATTCAAGCAGCGAAGTGAGGGTGTGGGTTTGCGGAGCGACGGCACATGGAACCAATCGGTATGCTCGTGAGACAGGTATTATGGGGGAGCTGTTCCTGGAGAATCAGTACCGCAATCCGGAAGGCAACCCCTATCTGTGGGATCTGGTCCTCATGGAAGCGGTTCGCGCAGAAGAGCGGATCAGCCTGTTTCTGAATACAGATGTACACGAGGTGGAAGCGGAAGGTACGGAAGAAGACCGGCATATTCGATCGGTAACAGGATGGATGATGGGGTCGGAACGCTGGATTCGCTTTGAAAGTCCGGTTTTTCTGGATTGTTCAGGAGACGGCTTGATCGGATTTCTGGCAGGAGCCCGCTATCGTCTCGGGCGGGAGGCAGCACATGAATATGGGGAAGAGTGGGCACCTGAGATTGCGGATCAGATAACGCTGGGAAGCACGCTGCTATTTTACACTCAGGATGCGGGCAGACCTGTCAGGTTCGTGCCTCCGTCTTTTGCCAAGAATATTGAAGAAACCCCCATTCCAATCAAACGTGTTATTCGCAGCGGTGATTCAGGCTGTCATTATTGGTGGATCGAATGGGGTGGCGAACTGGACACCGTTCACGAGAACGAACGAATTCGGGACGAACTCTGGTCAGTCATTTACGGGATCTGGGATTACATTAAAAATTCAGGACAGTTTGATGCAGAAACGATGACACTGGAGTGGGTCGGTTCCATTCCGGGGAAAAGAGAATACAGGCGCTTTGAGGGAGATTATGTACTCAACCAGAATGATATTCTTGCACAAGAGCCGTTTGCCGACCGGATTGCTTTTGGCGGATGGTCGATTGATCTGCATCCACCGCAAGGCATGTATGCCGAAGCCAGTGGTTCCAAGCATATGCATGCCGACGGCATCTATCATATTCCTTACCGTTCACTATACTCGGTGAATGTGTCGAACCTGCTCTTTGCGGGGAGAAATGTAAGTGCTTCACATGTAGCCTTTGGCACGACAAGAGTTATGGCTACCTGTGCGGTAATGGGTGAAGCCGCTGGAACGGCTGCTGCGCTATGTGCAACCAAAGGGATATGTCCGCGATCGATCCATAGTCAGCATCTGGAGGAATTGCAGCAAACGCTGCTGCGACAGGATGCATCAGTCATCGGATTACGGAATGAAGACAACCAGGATCTGGCCCGCAAGGCTGTAGTAACTGCTTCCACGACGTGTACAACGATTGCAATTGATCAACCGGTGGCGTCCTATGCATTGGAGAGAGATATCGGAATTCTATTTCCCGTTGATCCTTCGCTTCAGGGGATAGAGCTGCTGGTATCGGCAGAGGAAAATACGGAACTCCACGTGGAACTCTGGGATACAGGGCGGGGAGAAAACTATGTTCCAGCAAATCAGATTGCGGAAACGACCATAAGTGTAGCTCAGGGAGAAGAACGATGGGTACCTGTTCAGATCAAATGGGAACCTGCTCATCCGCAGAATGCTTTTGTTATTGTCAGGCAGAATGACAGGATAAGACTCCATCAGTCCAGTCAGCAAGTATCCGGTGTGTTGGCATTTGAGAAGGGTGCAGCACCGCACGCCGTCGCTTCACTTGAGGATCATGATGAGTCTCAGCCCGTTGTTGCATGGAGCATGAAGGCGCTCAATCGCAAGCCATTTTGTTTTAAAATCGCAGGAGAGACGCATTCCTACGTACCTGGAAAAGTGATCGACGGCTATAAACGCCCTTATGGTGGTCCTCATTCATGGATGTCTCTTCCTCTGAATGAGAATGAGAACAGGGAAGCCTGGGTGGAGTTGGAATGGGAAAATGCGGTGGTGATACGAGAGATTCTTCTGACATGGAATGATGATGTGAATGAGGATCTCATTAATTTGCATCATCACCGGACTCCATTCGAAGTCATTCCGGAACTTGCGAAAACGTACCGGATCGAGGCAGAGGTGGGAGGCAAGCGGGTTCTGGTTCAATCCGTGAAGGACAATCGCAAGCGGACTAACCGAATTGAGTTGAAGGACTGTCTATCAACTAAGGCTTTGCGTATCGTAATCGAGGAGACCAACGGCGCTCCTTGTGCCGAGCTGATTGAAGTTCGTGTATATTCCTGA
- a CDS encoding carbohydrate ABC transporter permease yields MEVKKRLSILQPGSLLITVIMLALAIVMIIPFLWMISTSLKTPSEVFKYPIEWIPSNLTWEHHQKVWSGAKSFGTYYLNSLKISIIGMVGATFLSAFAAYGFARIDFKGRNTLFLLYLSMMMIPPQVLFVPKFIMFEWAGIYNTHLALILPGLFTIFGVFMLRQFFLSIPNEISESAFIDGAGHFRIFFRLILPLAKPALATLAIIDFSWQWNDYENALVFLIDENLYTVPLGLQNFILENTVDYNGMMAAASAGIIPMIIVFAIGQRYIIQGLTNSAVKG; encoded by the coding sequence ATGGAAGTCAAAAAACGTCTATCAATCTTGCAGCCTGGCAGTTTGCTCATCACCGTCATCATGTTGGCACTGGCCATAGTCATGATTATTCCTTTTCTGTGGATGATCAGCACCTCGCTGAAGACACCCAGTGAAGTCTTCAAATATCCCATTGAATGGATTCCATCCAATCTGACCTGGGAGCATCATCAAAAAGTATGGTCTGGTGCCAAAAGCTTCGGTACGTACTATTTGAATTCACTCAAGATATCCATCATTGGCATGGTAGGGGCCACATTTCTATCCGCTTTTGCAGCATACGGGTTTGCCCGCATTGATTTCAAGGGTCGGAATACGCTGTTTCTGCTCTATCTGTCCATGATGATGATTCCACCGCAAGTGCTTTTTGTTCCAAAGTTCATCATGTTTGAGTGGGCGGGAATCTATAATACCCATCTGGCATTGATTCTGCCTGGTTTGTTTACCATTTTCGGTGTGTTCATGCTTCGTCAGTTCTTCCTGTCCATTCCGAATGAAATATCGGAGTCGGCCTTTATTGATGGTGCGGGACACTTCCGCATATTCTTTCGTCTCATTCTTCCACTTGCCAAGCCGGCACTCGCCACACTGGCCATTATTGATTTTTCCTGGCAGTGGAACGACTATGAGAATGCACTTGTGTTTCTGATTGACGAGAATCTGTATACAGTTCCTCTGGGACTGCAAAATTTCATTTTGGAAAATACGGTGGATTATAACGGCATGATGGCTGCCGCTTCAGCAGGGATTATCCCCATGATCATTGTCTTTGCTATAGGGCAGCGTTACATCATTCAGGGATTGACCAATTCTGCCGTGAAAGGGTGA
- a CDS encoding carbohydrate ABC transporter permease has translation MHNNWMRRQRMLGYIFVGPNMLGVLLFFLIPAVYSFGLMFTDYKFMNPDMTFIGLDNIKRLMKDPLFFLSLRNTLIFLLAVPVSIVIGFIVAVILNQKIYLKKLLRGLYFMPYITSGVAVAFVWMLMFQPNQGPINGFLRSIGVDNPPGWLSTTTSSMYAIDIIWIWFMLGYNMIIYLAALQEVSSELLEAAKIDGARPLQILRRIIWPLVSPTTFLLLVTGLIMAIKTFGIIQATTQGGPGNSTTILSLYVYQNAFRYYDMGYAATVSWALFAIILLITVLQWVGQKRWVHY, from the coding sequence ATGCATAACAACTGGATGAGAAGACAGCGCATGCTGGGATATATTTTTGTCGGTCCAAACATGCTGGGAGTACTGCTTTTTTTCCTGATCCCGGCCGTCTACTCTTTTGGTCTCATGTTCACGGATTACAAATTTATGAACCCGGATATGACGTTTATAGGTTTGGACAATATCAAGCGATTGATGAAAGACCCGCTGTTCTTTTTATCCTTGCGTAATACCCTGATATTTTTGCTCGCTGTGCCTGTCTCGATCGTGATTGGTTTTATTGTAGCCGTCATCCTGAATCAAAAGATTTATCTAAAAAAGCTGCTGCGCGGGTTGTACTTTATGCCTTATATCACGAGCGGAGTGGCCGTGGCGTTTGTCTGGATGCTGATGTTTCAACCGAATCAGGGTCCGATCAACGGTTTCTTGCGCAGTATTGGCGTAGATAACCCGCCGGGCTGGCTCTCCACGACAACCTCATCCATGTACGCCATCGATATCATCTGGATCTGGTTTATGCTGGGCTACAACATGATTATTTATCTTGCTGCCTTACAGGAAGTATCGTCAGAGTTGCTGGAAGCAGCCAAGATCGACGGAGCCAGACCGCTTCAGATTTTACGCAGAATTATTTGGCCTTTGGTAAGTCCGACCACATTTTTACTGCTGGTCACCGGACTGATCATGGCCATCAAAACGTTCGGAATCATCCAGGCTACGACGCAGGGAGGACCTGGTAACAGTACGACGATCCTATCCCTGTATGTGTACCAGAATGCGTTCCGATATTACGACATGGGATATGCCGCAACGGTCTCCTGGGCACTGTTCGCCATTATTCTGCTGATTACCGTTCTTCAGTGGGTTGGCCAAAAACGCTGGGTCCATTATTAA
- a CDS encoding ABC transporter substrate-binding protein has translation MRKKGLVSRMVSLVLVVGMIAGCSNSSGTDAQTGASENSGDTVKLKMWGGVPPEAGPQAVIDVWNKEHPETQIEYVRYVNDDEGNLKLDTAIMTGQDVDLFVNYTISHTAKRVASGAAADLSSFTDYNIDEKMGADAEGWKIDGKYYGVPTTKSTYFVALNKDALDAANLPVPKDWTWDEMREYAKKLKKDKGYGFIQNTEPFVDSIDSVLSQEGYTKADGTSNLDHPMVRKWLETLNAMMVEDKTTPPLGEQLTSKMPVEQMFLSGEVPMLNIGAWLLRSSNNFTDYPRDFTIAFAPVPRLSEDKDGYVMRGGLGDYISINAKSKHQEAAWEFLKWYADGGMAPMAEGGRFPASKDADQDKAMESMLGDKKDTYDQESLMYVMFDYQTPTYVRTVPQEVMDLRAQEYEKYFLGVQDLDATLSAMVTRHNDFLKTAK, from the coding sequence GTGAGAAAAAAAGGCTTGGTTTCACGAATGGTATCGCTTGTGCTTGTCGTGGGTATGATCGCAGGTTGTTCCAACAGTTCAGGTACCGATGCTCAGACAGGTGCGTCTGAAAATTCCGGTGATACAGTCAAGCTGAAAATGTGGGGAGGCGTACCGCCGGAAGCGGGGCCGCAGGCAGTCATTGATGTGTGGAACAAGGAGCATCCTGAAACACAGATTGAATATGTGCGTTATGTGAATGACGACGAAGGCAATCTTAAACTCGATACGGCGATCATGACAGGGCAGGATGTGGATCTGTTTGTGAACTATACGATTTCCCATACAGCCAAAAGGGTAGCATCCGGCGCAGCGGCGGATCTGAGTTCATTCACCGACTACAACATCGACGAGAAAATGGGTGCTGATGCGGAAGGATGGAAAATTGATGGGAAGTATTATGGTGTCCCTACTACAAAGAGTACCTATTTCGTGGCACTGAACAAGGACGCACTCGACGCGGCCAATCTGCCTGTTCCGAAGGATTGGACATGGGATGAGATGAGAGAATATGCGAAAAAGTTAAAAAAGGATAAGGGATATGGCTTCATCCAGAACACGGAACCGTTTGTTGATTCGATTGATTCCGTGCTGTCACAGGAGGGATACACCAAAGCAGACGGAACGTCCAACCTGGATCACCCCATGGTGAGAAAGTGGCTGGAAACGCTGAATGCCATGATGGTGGAAGACAAGACGACACCGCCGCTCGGAGAGCAGCTGACATCGAAGATGCCTGTGGAACAGATGTTTCTGAGCGGGGAAGTACCCATGCTTAACATTGGGGCTTGGCTGCTCCGCAGCTCCAACAATTTTACCGATTACCCGCGTGATTTCACCATCGCCTTCGCCCCAGTGCCGCGTTTGTCTGAAGATAAAGATGGCTATGTCATGCGGGGTGGACTGGGAGATTACATCTCCATTAATGCAAAATCGAAACATCAGGAAGCAGCTTGGGAATTTCTGAAATGGTATGCGGATGGCGGCATGGCTCCAATGGCAGAGGGCGGCCGGTTCCCTGCTTCCAAGGATGCAGATCAGGATAAAGCAATGGAGAGCATGCTTGGGGACAAGAAAGATACGTATGATCAGGAGTCACTAATGTATGTTATGTTTGATTATCAAACGCCAACCTATGTTCGGACCGTGCCTCAGGAAGTAATGGATTTGCGTGCCCAGGAGTACGAGAAGTATTTTCTGGGTGTACAGGATTTGGATGCAACCCTCTCGGCAATGGTCACCAGACATAATGATTTTCTCAAGACGGCCAAATAA
- a CDS encoding response regulator transcription factor yields the protein MWKVLLVEDETFVRESVKEIIRWEDMGFTLAGEASNGLEALPMIKQDPPDLVLCDIVMPQMDGLMLLQETRKAGIQSKFVMLTCMGDFESMRQAMEYGASNYILKLSMSVTDLRETLVKISKELAHKEVPIERTSLPATTAPKAKITHPEVNKIIQYIEQHYDQDITLKFLARYVMMGENYVSALFKKKTGETLIHYLHRTRINKAIEYLTDTDWPVNQIGHQVGFMNDNYFIKIFKRMTGTTPSQYRQQK from the coding sequence ATGTGGAAAGTATTGCTGGTGGAAGATGAGACGTTCGTCCGGGAGTCCGTGAAGGAGATCATTCGCTGGGAGGACATGGGCTTCACGCTTGCAGGGGAAGCAAGCAATGGATTGGAAGCGTTACCAATGATTAAGCAGGACCCTCCGGATCTTGTCCTGTGTGACATTGTCATGCCGCAAATGGATGGATTAATGCTGCTGCAGGAAACAAGGAAGGCCGGAATACAATCGAAATTTGTGATGCTGACATGCATGGGCGATTTTGAATCCATGCGGCAGGCCATGGAATACGGGGCATCCAATTATATTCTGAAACTGTCGATGAGTGTGACGGATTTGAGAGAAACACTCGTGAAGATAAGCAAGGAGTTAGCGCATAAGGAAGTGCCAATCGAGCGAACAAGTCTCCCTGCAACCACAGCGCCCAAGGCAAAAATTACGCATCCTGAAGTGAATAAGATCATCCAATATATCGAACAGCATTATGATCAGGATATAACACTGAAATTTCTCGCCCGTTACGTCATGATGGGTGAAAACTATGTGAGTGCCCTGTTTAAAAAGAAGACCGGAGAGACCCTGATTCATTATCTGCATCGAACACGAATTAACAAAGCGATCGAGTACCTGACCGATACCGATTGGCCTGTGAACCAGATTGGCCACCAGGTCGGGTTCATGAACGATAATTATTTTATCAAAATCTTCAAGCGAATGACGGGTACCACGCCAAGTCAGTACCGTCAGCAGAAATAG
- a CDS encoding sensor histidine kinase: protein MRKWLGWMIPHKLKYRLFAGFALVILLPFSILNLYNYEKIESLVQQKISEQSHEQLDNLHQSLEDQLSIAFKTLIFLEQDSEVRRILQNPGERTVLDNKERMEDKFKGLNNSFFLYNPSVYFTLLDEDGHIYTSYQPKVPLDYDTVASDRSFLALQDSGTSYVWTSNDENYVSRDVTRSPTLLSLYAKLRDRNNHTYGLARISIDFSYWFQSVLQKSESDQLYFIMTRQGEVIARSNSESKLSDEVIREVSREASNGYWTDKSSESLINYSYLPSLDWYMVNRIPLQLLFGEIESLKKHYFATFYAITALFIAIAFMIAYTFTRPLSRLQVKMKEAVGKDLRIRLPEENHRGEVLDLTRTFNTMMVDMNRLVQQLRIEERQKDAVHFQMLLAQMNPHFLLNTLNTLKWIGLRNGNEETVEICLSLGKLLETSLNSDVDLILLRDEMELTRAFLYIQQVRYGNGFDIEFSYDEELLYALVPKLSLQPLIDNAIRHGIGNMTEGGRIQIRMFRNAAVPDRLTLEVEDNGVGMDHSNHNKEQGRQRPSIGLQNIRERLRLLFKDKGELEVISLEQGTLCRIHLPVLLSEPYANETPGNKNDED from the coding sequence ATGCGGAAGTGGCTGGGGTGGATGATCCCCCATAAGCTCAAATACCGTTTGTTTGCAGGTTTCGCGCTTGTCATTCTGCTTCCATTCAGCATTCTCAATCTGTACAACTACGAAAAAATTGAATCGCTTGTGCAGCAGAAGATTAGTGAACAGAGTCACGAACAGCTGGATAATCTCCACCAGTCGCTGGAAGATCAGCTCAGTATCGCGTTTAAAACATTGATCTTCCTGGAACAGGATTCCGAAGTTCGCCGAATTCTCCAAAATCCCGGTGAGCGCACCGTCCTGGACAACAAGGAGCGTATGGAGGACAAATTTAAAGGTTTGAATAACAGCTTTTTTCTCTACAATCCATCCGTTTATTTTACGCTGCTCGACGAAGACGGGCATATCTACACCTCATATCAGCCCAAGGTTCCGCTTGATTATGACACCGTTGCATCGGATCGTTCCTTTTTGGCCCTTCAGGACAGCGGAACTTCATACGTATGGACATCGAATGATGAGAATTACGTATCCCGTGATGTGACCAGGAGCCCGACCCTATTATCCCTGTACGCCAAATTACGTGACCGGAATAACCATACCTACGGACTGGCAAGAATCAGCATCGATTTCTCCTACTGGTTTCAGTCTGTATTGCAGAAGTCCGAGAGTGACCAGCTCTATTTTATAATGACCCGACAGGGCGAAGTGATTGCTCGTTCCAATTCCGAGTCTAAACTATCCGATGAAGTTATTCGGGAGGTTTCCCGAGAGGCGAGTAATGGATACTGGACTGACAAGTCCAGTGAGTCACTCATTAACTACAGTTATCTGCCTTCACTGGATTGGTACATGGTGAACCGCATTCCATTGCAGTTGTTGTTTGGTGAGATTGAAAGCTTGAAGAAGCATTATTTCGCAACTTTCTATGCCATTACGGCCCTTTTTATTGCGATCGCATTCATGATTGCCTATACATTCACAAGACCGTTGTCCCGATTGCAGGTCAAGATGAAGGAAGCGGTTGGTAAGGATCTCCGCATTCGGCTGCCAGAGGAGAATCACCGGGGAGAGGTGCTGGATCTCACCCGAACCTTCAATACGATGATGGTAGACATGAACCGCTTGGTTCAACAGCTTCGTATCGAAGAAAGGCAGAAGGATGCCGTTCATTTTCAGATGCTTCTTGCTCAGATGAATCCTCATTTTCTGCTTAACACGCTCAATACACTGAAATGGATCGGTCTGCGGAACGGGAATGAAGAAACGGTGGAAATATGCCTTTCACTCGGTAAACTGCTGGAGACCAGTCTTAATTCAGATGTGGATCTCATTCTCCTTCGCGATGAAATGGAGCTGACGCGAGCTTTTCTGTATATTCAACAAGTCAGATATGGAAATGGGTTTGATATAGAATTCAGTTATGACGAAGAATTGTTGTATGCCTTGGTTCCCAAGCTCAGTCTGCAGCCTCTGATTGACAATGCGATTCGCCATGGGATTGGCAATATGACTGAGGGAGGACGGATACAGATCCGTATGTTCAGAAATGCAGCCGTGCCTGATCGTTTGACGCTGGAGGTAGAGGATAACGGGGTAGGAATGGATCATTCGAATCATAACAAGGAGCAGGGTCGCCAGAGACCGAGTATTGGACTGCAGAATATCAGGGAGCGTCTGAGACTTCTGTTTAAGGACAAGGGCGAACTCGAGGTGATCTCGTTAGAACAAGGCACGCTATGCCGGATTCATCTGCCTGTACTGCTGTCCGAACCGTACGCGAACGAAACCCCAGGCAACAAGAATGACGAGGATTAA